In Vitis vinifera cultivar Pinot Noir 40024 chromosome 11, ASM3070453v1, a genomic segment contains:
- the LOC100268031 gene encoding methylthioribose-1-phosphate isomerase: protein MADSNSKHQDSLQSICYKRGSLQLLDQRKLPLETVYLEIKGADDGWHAIRDMVVRGAPAIAIAAALSLAVEVSNLEDFIGTSDDAASFLNSKLDYLVTSRPTAVNLSDAVTKLKGVISNAAATAFEAMSVFQAFLEAAEDMLREDVAANRAIGLYGASFLQSHIKDSKNLSILTHCNTGSLATAGYGTALGVIRSVHAEGILLRAYCTETRPFNQGSRLTAFELVHDNIPATLIADSAAAALMQAGRVDAVIVGADRVAANGDTANKIGTYSLALSAKHHHIPFFVAAPLTSIDLTLSSGQEIVIEERSPKELLNSRGGLGEQVAASGICVWNPAFDVTPADLIAGIITEKGVITKTGDVFDIKDFIHNATSHCCK, encoded by the exons ATGGCGGATTCCAACTCCAAACATCAGGATTCTCTGCAGTCGATATGTTATAAGCGCGGGTCACTCCAACTGCTCGATCAG AGAAAGCTTCCTCTGGAAACTGTCTACTTGGAAATTAAAGGCGCAGATGATGGATG gCATGCAATAAGAGATATGGTGGTTCGTGGGGCACCCGCAATTGCAATAGCAGCAGCCCTCTCCCTGGCTGTGGAAGTATCCAACTTAGAGGATTTTATTGGGACATCTGATGATGCAGCATCTTTCCTTAACAGCAAATTGGACTATCTTGTTACTAG CCGACCTACTGCTGTGAATCTTTCAGATGCTGTAACAAAACTTAAAGGAGTAATATCAAATGCTGCTGCCACTGCTTTTGAAGCCATGAGTGTTTTTCAG GCTTTTCTAGAGGCTGCTGAAGACATGCTTAGGGAGGATGTTGCTGCAAACAGAGCAATTGGGTTGTATGGAGCAAGTTTTCTTCAAAGCCATATAAAAGACTCTAAGAATCTGTCTATTTTGACACATTGCAACACTGGAAG TCTTGCAACAGCTGGATATGGTACTGCTCTCGGTGTAATCCGTTCCGTTCATGCTGAAGGAATTTTACTGAGGGCCTATTGCACAGAGACACGTCCATTCAACCAA GGATCCAGGCTTACAGCTTTTGAGTTGGTGCATGATAATATACCTGCTACTCTTATAGCAGACTCTGCTGCAGCTGCATTAATGCAGGCTGGACGCGTGGATGCTGTCATTGTTGGAGCAGATCGCGTAGCTGCAAATG GTGATACTGCTAACAAGATTGGGACCTATTCTCTGGCCTTAAGTGCAAAGCATCACCATATTCCATTCTTTGTGGCTGCACCCTTGACTTCCATTGATTTAACCCTTTCTTCGGGACAAGAAATTGTTATAGAGGAAAGATCCCCAAAGGAATTGTTGAACTCGCGTGGAGGACTCGGGGAACAGGTTGCTGCATCTGGAATTTGTGTTTGGAACCCTGCTTTCGATGTTACCCCAGCTGATCTGATAGCTGGTATCATAACAGAGAAG GGTGTAATTACTAAGACAGGTGATGTTTTCGACATCAAGGATTTCATACACAATGCAACCAGTCACTGCTGTAAATAA
- the LOC100268031 gene encoding methylthioribose-1-phosphate isomerase isoform X1 yields the protein MADSNSKHQDSLQSICYKRGSLQLLDQRKLPLETVYLEIKGADDGWHAIRDMVVRGAPAIAIAAALSLAVEVSNLEDFIGTSDDAASFLNSKLDYLVTSRPTAVNLSDAVTKLKGVISNAAATAFEAMSVFQAFLEAAEDMLREDVAANRAIGLYGASFLQSHIKDSKNLSILTHCNTGSLATAGYGTALGVIRSVHAEGILLRAYCTETRPFNQGSRLTAFELVHDNIPATLIADSAAAALMQAGRVDAVIVGADRVAANGDTANKIGTYSLALSAKHHHIPFFVAAPLTSIDLTLSSGQEIVIEERSPKELLNSRGGLGEQVAASGICVWNPAFDVTPADLIAGIITEKVLVSLFLSIAKHVFIASDILELYDQGVITKTGDVFDIKDFIHNATSHCCK from the exons ATGGCGGATTCCAACTCCAAACATCAGGATTCTCTGCAGTCGATATGTTATAAGCGCGGGTCACTCCAACTGCTCGATCAG AGAAAGCTTCCTCTGGAAACTGTCTACTTGGAAATTAAAGGCGCAGATGATGGATG gCATGCAATAAGAGATATGGTGGTTCGTGGGGCACCCGCAATTGCAATAGCAGCAGCCCTCTCCCTGGCTGTGGAAGTATCCAACTTAGAGGATTTTATTGGGACATCTGATGATGCAGCATCTTTCCTTAACAGCAAATTGGACTATCTTGTTACTAG CCGACCTACTGCTGTGAATCTTTCAGATGCTGTAACAAAACTTAAAGGAGTAATATCAAATGCTGCTGCCACTGCTTTTGAAGCCATGAGTGTTTTTCAG GCTTTTCTAGAGGCTGCTGAAGACATGCTTAGGGAGGATGTTGCTGCAAACAGAGCAATTGGGTTGTATGGAGCAAGTTTTCTTCAAAGCCATATAAAAGACTCTAAGAATCTGTCTATTTTGACACATTGCAACACTGGAAG TCTTGCAACAGCTGGATATGGTACTGCTCTCGGTGTAATCCGTTCCGTTCATGCTGAAGGAATTTTACTGAGGGCCTATTGCACAGAGACACGTCCATTCAACCAA GGATCCAGGCTTACAGCTTTTGAGTTGGTGCATGATAATATACCTGCTACTCTTATAGCAGACTCTGCTGCAGCTGCATTAATGCAGGCTGGACGCGTGGATGCTGTCATTGTTGGAGCAGATCGCGTAGCTGCAAATG GTGATACTGCTAACAAGATTGGGACCTATTCTCTGGCCTTAAGTGCAAAGCATCACCATATTCCATTCTTTGTGGCTGCACCCTTGACTTCCATTGATTTAACCCTTTCTTCGGGACAAGAAATTGTTATAGAGGAAAGATCCCCAAAGGAATTGTTGAACTCGCGTGGAGGACTCGGGGAACAGGTTGCTGCATCTGGAATTTGTGTTTGGAACCCTGCTTTCGATGTTACCCCAGCTGATCTGATAGCTGGTATCATAACAGAGAAGGTCCTTGTCTCCCTCTTTCTTTCTATTGCAAAACATGTATTTATTGCATCTGACATACTTGAATTATATGATCAGGGTGTAATTACTAAGACAGGTGATGTTTTCGACATCAAGGATTTCATACACAATGCAACCAGTCACTGCTGTAAATAA
- the LOC100268031 gene encoding methylthioribose-1-phosphate isomerase isoform X2, which produces MVVRGAPAIAIAAALSLAVEVSNLEDFIGTSDDAASFLNSKLDYLVTSRPTAVNLSDAVTKLKGVISNAAATAFEAMSVFQAFLEAAEDMLREDVAANRAIGLYGASFLQSHIKDSKNLSILTHCNTGSLATAGYGTALGVIRSVHAEGILLRAYCTETRPFNQGSRLTAFELVHDNIPATLIADSAAAALMQAGRVDAVIVGADRVAANGDTANKIGTYSLALSAKHHHIPFFVAAPLTSIDLTLSSGQEIVIEERSPKELLNSRGGLGEQVAASGICVWNPAFDVTPADLIAGIITEKVLVSLFLSIAKHVFIASDILELYDQGVITKTGDVFDIKDFIHNATSHCCK; this is translated from the exons ATGGTGGTTCGTGGGGCACCCGCAATTGCAATAGCAGCAGCCCTCTCCCTGGCTGTGGAAGTATCCAACTTAGAGGATTTTATTGGGACATCTGATGATGCAGCATCTTTCCTTAACAGCAAATTGGACTATCTTGTTACTAG CCGACCTACTGCTGTGAATCTTTCAGATGCTGTAACAAAACTTAAAGGAGTAATATCAAATGCTGCTGCCACTGCTTTTGAAGCCATGAGTGTTTTTCAG GCTTTTCTAGAGGCTGCTGAAGACATGCTTAGGGAGGATGTTGCTGCAAACAGAGCAATTGGGTTGTATGGAGCAAGTTTTCTTCAAAGCCATATAAAAGACTCTAAGAATCTGTCTATTTTGACACATTGCAACACTGGAAG TCTTGCAACAGCTGGATATGGTACTGCTCTCGGTGTAATCCGTTCCGTTCATGCTGAAGGAATTTTACTGAGGGCCTATTGCACAGAGACACGTCCATTCAACCAA GGATCCAGGCTTACAGCTTTTGAGTTGGTGCATGATAATATACCTGCTACTCTTATAGCAGACTCTGCTGCAGCTGCATTAATGCAGGCTGGACGCGTGGATGCTGTCATTGTTGGAGCAGATCGCGTAGCTGCAAATG GTGATACTGCTAACAAGATTGGGACCTATTCTCTGGCCTTAAGTGCAAAGCATCACCATATTCCATTCTTTGTGGCTGCACCCTTGACTTCCATTGATTTAACCCTTTCTTCGGGACAAGAAATTGTTATAGAGGAAAGATCCCCAAAGGAATTGTTGAACTCGCGTGGAGGACTCGGGGAACAGGTTGCTGCATCTGGAATTTGTGTTTGGAACCCTGCTTTCGATGTTACCCCAGCTGATCTGATAGCTGGTATCATAACAGAGAAGGTCCTTGTCTCCCTCTTTCTTTCTATTGCAAAACATGTATTTATTGCATCTGACATACTTGAATTATATGATCAGGGTGTAATTACTAAGACAGGTGATGTTTTCGACATCAAGGATTTCATACACAATGCAACCAGTCACTGCTGTAAATAA